In Rattus rattus isolate New Zealand chromosome 9, Rrattus_CSIRO_v1, whole genome shotgun sequence, a genomic segment contains:
- the Med11 gene encoding mediator of RNA polymerase II transcription subunit 11 — translation MATYSLANERLRALEDIEREIGAILQNAGTAILELSKEKTNERLLDRQAAAFTASVQHVEAELSAQIRYLTQVATGQPHEGSSYSSRKDCQMALKRVDYARLKISDVARTCEQMLEN, via the exons ATGGCTACCTACAGCCTGGCGAACGAGCGGCTGCGCGCCCTGGAGGACATCGAGCGCGAAATCGGCGCCATCCTCCAGAACGCAG GAACGGCAATCCTGGAACTGTCCAAGGAAAAAACGAACGAGCGTCTCCTAGACCGGCAGGCGGCAGCCTTCACCGCTTCTGTGCAGCACGTGGAGGCAGAGCTGTCCGCTCAGATCCGCTACCTCACCCAG GTGGCCACAGGGCAGCCGCATGAGGGCTCCAGCTATTCTTCCAGGAAGGACTGTCAAATGGCTCTAAAGCGAGTAGATTACGCCCGCCTCAAGATCAGTGATGTGGCAAGAACCTGTGAACAGATGCTGGAGAACTAA
- the Cxcl16 gene encoding C-X-C motif chemokine 16: MRRGFGPLALTLFLFFFALLTLPGDGNQGSVAGSCYCDRTIPSGTQIPPTSLIHMRKYLKMFHHCQFFIRFQLQSKSVCGRSQDQWVRELVNCFEHKQCGIGHGQSFHHQKHVPQASTRIPEATEGKPPDTSTAVQFQSTRQSTFPSGAPSLNEELTRHWETTILPSGYGLEGRPKAEANEKQHKQQKEPGAGAGTQALVPVLSLLAIVFFLVAAMVCVLCNRRVTRQSSSGLQLCYTPVESRPQGL; encoded by the exons ATGAGGCGGGGCTTTGGACCCTTGGCCCTTacactcttccttttcttctttgcgCTGCTGACTCTGCCAG GCGATGGCAACCAGGGCAGTGTCGCTGGAAGTTGCTACTGTGATCGTACAATTCCTTCTGGCACCCAGATACCGCCTACTTCTTTGATTCATATGCGAAAATATCTGAAAATGTTCCATCACTGTCAGTTCTTTATCAG GTTCCAGTTGCAGTCCAAGAGCGTGTGTGGAAGAAGCCAAGACCAGTGGGTCCGTGAACTAGTGAACTGCTTTGAGCACAAAC aATGTGGAATCGGTCATGGGCAGAGTTTTCACCACCAAAAACATGTGCCTCAAGCCAGTACCCGGATCCCTGAGGCCACAGAAGGGAAACCTCCAGACACAAGCACGGCTGTACAGTTTCAGAGCACCCGGCAGTCCACCTTTCCATCTGGAGCACCATCCTTGAACGAAGAGCTCACCCGCCACTGGGAAACAACCATTCTCCCTTCAGGCTATGGTCTGGAGGGTAGGCCTAAGGCTGAGGCAAATGAGAAACAGCACAAACAGCAAaaagaaccaggagctggtgctGGCACACAAGCCTTGGTGCCGGTGCTGTCCCTCCTGGCCATCGTCTTCTTCCTCGTGGCAGCCATGGTCTGTGTGCTGTGCAACAGGAGAGTGACTCGGCAGAGCTCTTCAG GTTTGCAGCTCTGTTATACACCTGTTGAATCAAGACCCCAGGGCCTGTAG
- the Zmynd15 gene encoding zinc finger MYND domain-containing protein 15 isoform X2 encodes MEFVSGYRDEFLDFAALLFGWFRKFVAERGTMGTSLEGRWRQLESQIRRLPQDPALWVLHVLPNRSVGISLGQGAEPGPGPGLGASRLLGDEPPLHLRDLSPYVSFVSLEDGEEGEEEEEEEEEEHGEERPGTEKVEPQEGGEPAPPSKELPQEVKPAQESEVTQQEASCDEGCREERAEDERAPEKRKGRKSEAAPLHLSCLLLVTDEHGTILGIDLLMDGAQGSVGQSPGTENLAPRAYALLCHSMACPMGSGDPRKPRQLTVGDAHLHRELESLVPRLGVKLAKTPMRTWGPRPGFTFASLRARTCHVCHKHSFEVKLTPCPQCSAVLYCGEACLQADWRRCPDDVSHRFWCPRLAAFMERAGELASLPFTYTAEVTSETFNKEAFLASRGLTRGYWTQLSMLIPGPGAPRNPWGTTPSLSCLLNGDPYQLLQGDGPALMPPVPLDPPRSLFGSWQDYYTWRGLSLDSPVAVLLTYPLTVYYVITHLVPQSFPELNIQNKQSLKIHVVEAGKEFDLVMVFWLLVLLPHVALELQFVGDSLPPESDQQHITMQRDGPEASVRPGSGVSARLSSGTKEKGGRRDLQIRVSTRPYHLLQGPKPDLVIGFNSGFGLKDTWLSSLPRLQSLRVPAFFTESSEYGCVMDDQTMAVATGGGTSSPQPNPFRSPFRLRAADNCMPWYCNAFIFHLVYKPPQGGTVRSAPGPAPRPPTPAAPPVPARRRRGEKKAARGPRRRR; translated from the exons ATGGAGTTTGTGTCTGGATACCGAGATGAGTTCCTCGATTTTGCTGCTCTTCTCTTTGGCTGGTTCCGCAAGTTTGTGGCAGAGAGGGGGACCATGGGAACCAGCCTTGAGGGCCGATGGCGTCAACTGGAGTCTCAGATAAGGAGGCTGCCTCAGGACCCTGCCCTTTGGGTGCTCCACGTCTTACCAAACCGCAGTGTGGGCATCAGCCTGGGGCAAGGTGCAGAGCCAGGTCCTGGGCCAGGCCTAGGGGCTTCCCGGCTCCTGGGAGATGAACCTCCACTTCACCTGAGAGACCTGAGTCCTTATGTCAGTTTTGTCAGCctagaggatggagaggaaggggaggaggaggaggaggaggaagaggaggagcatgGAGAGGAGAGACCAGGCACAGAGAAGGTGGAACCTCAGGAGGGTGGGGAGCCAGCCCCTCCAAGCAAGGAACTCCCCCAAGAAGTAAAGCCTGCTCAGGAGTCTGAGGTGACCCAGCAGGAGGCAAGCTGTGATGAAGGCTGCCGAGAGGAGCGGGCAGAGGATGAGAGGGCGCCTGAAAAGAGGAAAGGACGGAAGAGTG AGGCTGCCCCCCTGCACCTCTCCTGCCTTTTGCTGGTGACGGATGAGCATGGCACCATCTTGGGCATTGATCTACTAATGGACGGAGCCCAGGGGAGTGTAGGCCAGAGCCCAGGGACTGAGAATCTGGCGCCTCGGGCCTATGCTCTCCTCTGTCATAGCATGGCCTGCCctatgggctctggggatccccGAAAGCCCCGGCAGCTTACCGTAGGAGACGCCCATCTGCATCG AGAGCTAGAGAGCCTGGTGCCAAGGCTGGGTGTGAAGTTAGCAAAAACCCCAATGCGGACATGGGGTCCTCGGCCAGGCTTCACCTTTGCCTCCCTTCGGGCTCGAACTTGCCACGTGTGTCACAAGCACAGCTTTGAAGTGAAGTTGACACCCTG CCCCCAGTGCAGTGCTGTCTTGTACTGTGGAGAGGCTTGCCTCCAGGCTGATTGGCGGCGATGCCCAGATGACGTGAGCCACCGATTTTGGTGCCCGAGGCTTGCAGCTTTCATGGAGCGGGCAGGAGAACTGGCAAGTTTGCCTTTCACCTACACTGCAG AGGTTACCAGTGAGACCTTTAACAAGGAAGCTTTCCTGGCCTCTCGAGGCCTCACACGTGGCTATTGGACCCAGCTCAGCATGTTGATTCCAGGGCCTGGTGCTCCCAGGAACCCTTGGGGAACCACACCATCCCTCAGCTGCCTTCTCAATG GTGATCCTTACCAGCTTCTGCAGGGAGATGGACCTGCCTTGATGCCTCCAGTGCCCCTAGACCCACCCAGGAGCCTCTTTG GTTCTTGGCAGGATTACTACACATGGCGGGGCCTTAGCCTGGACTCCCCGGTGGCTGTGCTTCTCACCTACCCACTGACTGTGTACTATGTCATCACCCACCTGGTACCCCAGTCCT TCCCTGAGCTCAACATCCAGAACAAGCAGTCCCTGAAGATCCACGTGGTAGAGGCTGGCAAGGAATTCGATCTCGTCATGGTGTTTTGG CTCTTGGTCCTTCTCCCCCATGTGGCCCTGGAGCTACAGTTTGTGGGTGACAGCCTGCCACCTGAGAGTGACCAGCAGCATATTACTATGCAGAgg GATGGCCCTGAGGCCTCTGTTCGTCCTGGTTCTGGAGTATCAGCACGGCTCAGCTCTGGGACTAAGGAGAAGGGGGGTCGAAGAGATCTTCAAATCAGGGTGTCTACCAGGCCCTATCACCTGCTCCAGGGACCCAAGCCTGACCTGGTTATTG GATTTAACTCCGGCTTTGGTCTCAAGGACACGTGGCTGAGCTCTCTACCCCGGTTACAG TCTCTCCGAGTGCCAGCATTCTTCACTGAGAGCAGTGAGTACGGCTGTGTGATGGACGATCAGACCATGGCGGTGGCCACAGGAGGGGGTACCAGCTCGCCACAGCCCAACCCCTTCCGCTCTCCATTCCGCCTTAGAGCAGCTGACAACTGTATGCCGTG GTACTGCAACGCCTTCATCTTCCATTTGGTCTACAAGCCTCCCCAAGGCGGCACAGTTCGGTCAGCTCCCGGCCCTGCACCTCGACCCCCAACTCCGGCTGCTCCTCCTGTCCCGGCTCGAAGGCGCCGAGGAGAAAAGAAAGCTGCACGCGGACCCCGCCGGCGCAGATGA
- the Zmynd15 gene encoding zinc finger MYND domain-containing protein 15 isoform X1 has translation MEFVSGYRDEFLDFAALLFGWFRKFVAERGTMGTSLEGRWRQLESQIRRLPQDPALWVLHVLPNRSVGISLGQGAEPGPGPGLGASRLLGDEPPLHLRDLSPYVSFVSLEDGEEGEEEEEEEEEEHGEERPGTEKVEPQEGGEPAPPSKELPQEVKPAQESEVTQQEASCDEGCREERAEDERAPEKRKGRKSEAAPLHLSCLLLVTDEHGTILGIDLLMDGAQGSVGQSPGTENLAPRAYALLCHSMACPMGSGDPRKPRQLTVGDAHLHRELESLVPRLGVKLAKTPMRTWGPRPGFTFASLRARTCHVCHKHSFEVKLTPCPQCSAVLYCGEACLQADWRRCPDDVSHRFWCPRLAAFMERAGELASLPFTYTAEVTSETFNKEAFLASRGLTRGYWTQLSMLIPGPGAPRNPWGTTPSLSCLLNGDPYQLLQGDGPALMPPVPLDPPRSLFGSWQDYYTWRGLSLDSPVAVLLTYPLTVYYVITHLVPQSFPELNIQNKQSLKIHVVEAGKEFDLVMVFWELLVLLPHVALELQFVGDSLPPESDQQHITMQRDGPEASVRPGSGVSARLSSGTKEKGGRRDLQIRVSTRPYHLLQGPKPDLVIGFNSGFGLKDTWLSSLPRLQSLRVPAFFTESSEYGCVMDDQTMAVATGGGTSSPQPNPFRSPFRLRAADNCMPWYCNAFIFHLVYKPPQGGTVRSAPGPAPRPPTPAAPPVPARRRRGEKKAARGPRRRR, from the exons ATGGAGTTTGTGTCTGGATACCGAGATGAGTTCCTCGATTTTGCTGCTCTTCTCTTTGGCTGGTTCCGCAAGTTTGTGGCAGAGAGGGGGACCATGGGAACCAGCCTTGAGGGCCGATGGCGTCAACTGGAGTCTCAGATAAGGAGGCTGCCTCAGGACCCTGCCCTTTGGGTGCTCCACGTCTTACCAAACCGCAGTGTGGGCATCAGCCTGGGGCAAGGTGCAGAGCCAGGTCCTGGGCCAGGCCTAGGGGCTTCCCGGCTCCTGGGAGATGAACCTCCACTTCACCTGAGAGACCTGAGTCCTTATGTCAGTTTTGTCAGCctagaggatggagaggaaggggaggaggaggaggaggaggaagaggaggagcatgGAGAGGAGAGACCAGGCACAGAGAAGGTGGAACCTCAGGAGGGTGGGGAGCCAGCCCCTCCAAGCAAGGAACTCCCCCAAGAAGTAAAGCCTGCTCAGGAGTCTGAGGTGACCCAGCAGGAGGCAAGCTGTGATGAAGGCTGCCGAGAGGAGCGGGCAGAGGATGAGAGGGCGCCTGAAAAGAGGAAAGGACGGAAGAGTG AGGCTGCCCCCCTGCACCTCTCCTGCCTTTTGCTGGTGACGGATGAGCATGGCACCATCTTGGGCATTGATCTACTAATGGACGGAGCCCAGGGGAGTGTAGGCCAGAGCCCAGGGACTGAGAATCTGGCGCCTCGGGCCTATGCTCTCCTCTGTCATAGCATGGCCTGCCctatgggctctggggatccccGAAAGCCCCGGCAGCTTACCGTAGGAGACGCCCATCTGCATCG AGAGCTAGAGAGCCTGGTGCCAAGGCTGGGTGTGAAGTTAGCAAAAACCCCAATGCGGACATGGGGTCCTCGGCCAGGCTTCACCTTTGCCTCCCTTCGGGCTCGAACTTGCCACGTGTGTCACAAGCACAGCTTTGAAGTGAAGTTGACACCCTG CCCCCAGTGCAGTGCTGTCTTGTACTGTGGAGAGGCTTGCCTCCAGGCTGATTGGCGGCGATGCCCAGATGACGTGAGCCACCGATTTTGGTGCCCGAGGCTTGCAGCTTTCATGGAGCGGGCAGGAGAACTGGCAAGTTTGCCTTTCACCTACACTGCAG AGGTTACCAGTGAGACCTTTAACAAGGAAGCTTTCCTGGCCTCTCGAGGCCTCACACGTGGCTATTGGACCCAGCTCAGCATGTTGATTCCAGGGCCTGGTGCTCCCAGGAACCCTTGGGGAACCACACCATCCCTCAGCTGCCTTCTCAATG GTGATCCTTACCAGCTTCTGCAGGGAGATGGACCTGCCTTGATGCCTCCAGTGCCCCTAGACCCACCCAGGAGCCTCTTTG GTTCTTGGCAGGATTACTACACATGGCGGGGCCTTAGCCTGGACTCCCCGGTGGCTGTGCTTCTCACCTACCCACTGACTGTGTACTATGTCATCACCCACCTGGTACCCCAGTCCT TCCCTGAGCTCAACATCCAGAACAAGCAGTCCCTGAAGATCCACGTGGTAGAGGCTGGCAAGGAATTCGATCTCGTCATGGTGTTTTGG gAGCTCTTGGTCCTTCTCCCCCATGTGGCCCTGGAGCTACAGTTTGTGGGTGACAGCCTGCCACCTGAGAGTGACCAGCAGCATATTACTATGCAGAgg GATGGCCCTGAGGCCTCTGTTCGTCCTGGTTCTGGAGTATCAGCACGGCTCAGCTCTGGGACTAAGGAGAAGGGGGGTCGAAGAGATCTTCAAATCAGGGTGTCTACCAGGCCCTATCACCTGCTCCAGGGACCCAAGCCTGACCTGGTTATTG GATTTAACTCCGGCTTTGGTCTCAAGGACACGTGGCTGAGCTCTCTACCCCGGTTACAG TCTCTCCGAGTGCCAGCATTCTTCACTGAGAGCAGTGAGTACGGCTGTGTGATGGACGATCAGACCATGGCGGTGGCCACAGGAGGGGGTACCAGCTCGCCACAGCCCAACCCCTTCCGCTCTCCATTCCGCCTTAGAGCAGCTGACAACTGTATGCCGTG GTACTGCAACGCCTTCATCTTCCATTTGGTCTACAAGCCTCCCCAAGGCGGCACAGTTCGGTCAGCTCCCGGCCCTGCACCTCGACCCCCAACTCCGGCTGCTCCTCCTGTCCCGGCTCGAAGGCGCCGAGGAGAAAAGAAAGCTGCACGCGGACCCCGCCGGCGCAGATGA
- the Zmynd15 gene encoding zinc finger MYND domain-containing protein 15 isoform X3: MEFVSGYRDEFLDFAALLFGWFRKFVAERGTMGTSLEGRWRQLESQIRRLPQDPALWVLHVLPNRSVGISLGQGAEPGPGPGLGASRLLGDEPPLHLRDLSPYVSFVSLEDGEEGEEEEEEEEEEHGEERPGTEKVEPQEGGEPAPPSKELPQEVKPAQESEVTQQEASCDEGCREERAEDERAPEKRKGRKSEAAPLHLSCLLLVTDEHGTILGIDLLMDGAQGSVGQSPGTENLAPRAYALLCHSMACPMGSGDPRKPRQLTVGDAHLHRELESLVPRLGVKLAKTPMRTWGPRPGFTFASLRARTCHVCHKHSFEVKLTPCPQCSAVLYCGEACLQADWRRCPDDVSHRFWCPRLAAFMERAGELASLPFTYTAEVTSETFNKEAFLASRGLTRGYWTQLSMLIPGPGAPRNPWGTTPSLSCLLNGDPYQLLQGDGPALMPPVPLDPPRSLFGSWQDYYTWRGLSLDSPVAVLLTYPLTVYYVITHLVPQSFPELNIQNKQSLKIHVVEAGKEFDLVMVFWELLVLLPHVALELQFVGDSLPPESDQQHITMQRDGPEASVRPGSGVSARLSSGTKEKGGRRDLQIRVSTRPYHLLQGPKPDLVIGTATPSSSIWSTSLPKAAQFGQLPALHLDPQLRLLLLSRLEGAEEKRKLHADPAGADESGVGSSPFPRMLPNGKHSKARGGLIVGRRKVK, translated from the exons ATGGAGTTTGTGTCTGGATACCGAGATGAGTTCCTCGATTTTGCTGCTCTTCTCTTTGGCTGGTTCCGCAAGTTTGTGGCAGAGAGGGGGACCATGGGAACCAGCCTTGAGGGCCGATGGCGTCAACTGGAGTCTCAGATAAGGAGGCTGCCTCAGGACCCTGCCCTTTGGGTGCTCCACGTCTTACCAAACCGCAGTGTGGGCATCAGCCTGGGGCAAGGTGCAGAGCCAGGTCCTGGGCCAGGCCTAGGGGCTTCCCGGCTCCTGGGAGATGAACCTCCACTTCACCTGAGAGACCTGAGTCCTTATGTCAGTTTTGTCAGCctagaggatggagaggaaggggaggaggaggaggaggaggaagaggaggagcatgGAGAGGAGAGACCAGGCACAGAGAAGGTGGAACCTCAGGAGGGTGGGGAGCCAGCCCCTCCAAGCAAGGAACTCCCCCAAGAAGTAAAGCCTGCTCAGGAGTCTGAGGTGACCCAGCAGGAGGCAAGCTGTGATGAAGGCTGCCGAGAGGAGCGGGCAGAGGATGAGAGGGCGCCTGAAAAGAGGAAAGGACGGAAGAGTG AGGCTGCCCCCCTGCACCTCTCCTGCCTTTTGCTGGTGACGGATGAGCATGGCACCATCTTGGGCATTGATCTACTAATGGACGGAGCCCAGGGGAGTGTAGGCCAGAGCCCAGGGACTGAGAATCTGGCGCCTCGGGCCTATGCTCTCCTCTGTCATAGCATGGCCTGCCctatgggctctggggatccccGAAAGCCCCGGCAGCTTACCGTAGGAGACGCCCATCTGCATCG AGAGCTAGAGAGCCTGGTGCCAAGGCTGGGTGTGAAGTTAGCAAAAACCCCAATGCGGACATGGGGTCCTCGGCCAGGCTTCACCTTTGCCTCCCTTCGGGCTCGAACTTGCCACGTGTGTCACAAGCACAGCTTTGAAGTGAAGTTGACACCCTG CCCCCAGTGCAGTGCTGTCTTGTACTGTGGAGAGGCTTGCCTCCAGGCTGATTGGCGGCGATGCCCAGATGACGTGAGCCACCGATTTTGGTGCCCGAGGCTTGCAGCTTTCATGGAGCGGGCAGGAGAACTGGCAAGTTTGCCTTTCACCTACACTGCAG AGGTTACCAGTGAGACCTTTAACAAGGAAGCTTTCCTGGCCTCTCGAGGCCTCACACGTGGCTATTGGACCCAGCTCAGCATGTTGATTCCAGGGCCTGGTGCTCCCAGGAACCCTTGGGGAACCACACCATCCCTCAGCTGCCTTCTCAATG GTGATCCTTACCAGCTTCTGCAGGGAGATGGACCTGCCTTGATGCCTCCAGTGCCCCTAGACCCACCCAGGAGCCTCTTTG GTTCTTGGCAGGATTACTACACATGGCGGGGCCTTAGCCTGGACTCCCCGGTGGCTGTGCTTCTCACCTACCCACTGACTGTGTACTATGTCATCACCCACCTGGTACCCCAGTCCT TCCCTGAGCTCAACATCCAGAACAAGCAGTCCCTGAAGATCCACGTGGTAGAGGCTGGCAAGGAATTCGATCTCGTCATGGTGTTTTGG gAGCTCTTGGTCCTTCTCCCCCATGTGGCCCTGGAGCTACAGTTTGTGGGTGACAGCCTGCCACCTGAGAGTGACCAGCAGCATATTACTATGCAGAgg GATGGCCCTGAGGCCTCTGTTCGTCCTGGTTCTGGAGTATCAGCACGGCTCAGCTCTGGGACTAAGGAGAAGGGGGGTCGAAGAGATCTTCAAATCAGGGTGTCTACCAGGCCCTATCACCTGCTCCAGGGACCCAAGCCTGACCTGGTTATTG GTACTGCAACGCCTTCATCTTCCATTTGGTCTACAAGCCTCCCCAAGGCGGCACAGTTCGGTCAGCTCCCGGCCCTGCACCTCGACCCCCAACTCCGGCTGCTCCTCCTGTCCCGGCTCGAAGGCGCCGAGGAGAAAAGAAAGCTGCACGCGGACCCCGCCGGCGCAGATGAGAGCGGAGTCGGCAGCAGTCCATTCCCAAGGATGCTTCCTAATGGAAAACATTCCAAGGCCCGGGGAGGACTAATTGTCGGGAGACGAAAGGTTAAATAA